The following proteins come from a genomic window of Lysinibacillus sp. G4S2:
- a CDS encoding phage tail domain-containing protein translates to MIESFQSREKLIFDNHRGQTFEISVSSPFYLDNADGLEALENEFYNVKNYNEDGTNVKGSSVRERNIVINGRIRLDKDVNRQKLIRFFNPKHNFTLRYENGEVTRYIDCKVEKSPVVSRHVINEFIISFLCPNPWWYTEEQKYEIAMWVPAFEFELEIDAEGDGIEMGYREPNNIVNVFNDSDTASPLRIQFKALGSVVRPQIEVVDTGHIIMIDATLQGGDIVTVNTQRGNEYAILERNGTQINYFNYLSYDSDIQLSVDVGDNLIRYDAAEFVSNLEVSIYFTPQFVGV, encoded by the coding sequence TGTCTAGCCCTTTTTATTTAGACAACGCAGATGGATTGGAAGCATTAGAAAATGAATTTTATAACGTGAAGAATTACAACGAGGATGGCACAAATGTAAAAGGTTCTAGTGTTAGAGAACGAAACATTGTCATCAATGGTCGTATTCGATTGGATAAGGATGTTAATAGGCAAAAGTTAATTCGTTTTTTTAATCCAAAGCATAATTTCACACTTAGATATGAAAATGGTGAGGTTACACGTTATATCGATTGCAAGGTAGAAAAATCACCAGTTGTAAGCAGGCATGTGATAAATGAATTTATTATTTCGTTTTTATGCCCTAATCCTTGGTGGTACACCGAAGAACAGAAATACGAAATAGCAATGTGGGTACCAGCGTTCGAATTTGAACTTGAAATTGATGCAGAAGGTGACGGCATTGAAATGGGTTATCGTGAGCCTAACAACATTGTGAATGTCTTCAATGATAGTGATACTGCTTCACCTTTACGGATCCAATTCAAAGCTTTAGGTTCTGTTGTCCGTCCACAGATTGAAGTAGTAGATACAGGTCATATCATTATGATTGATGCAACTTTACAGGGTGGAGATATTGTCACCGTTAATACTCAAAGAGGTAATGAGTATGCCATTTTAGAACGAAACGGAACACAAATTAATTACTTTAATTATCTATCGTATGATTCAGATATTCAATTAAGTGTGGATGTCGGGGACAATTTAATTCGATATGATGCAGCCGAATTTGTATCAAATCTAGAGGTGTCCATTTACTTTACGCCTCAGTTTGTGGGGGTGTAG
- a CDS encoding siphovirus ReqiPepy6 Gp37-like family protein — MLYVCNENFERLGYIGKFSYLLWRKKYGPGSEAELHVDVTPKNIELLKKGNIIYRQDDNEAMFIYYRQFDDSSGVDQLVIKCFSLTRWTDRRILWKQYDFNTTPEKIMRQIISESMISPTDATRKISQVQLAAVKNIGQAIQQQISYKQVYEVCENLCTTHDVGMRCLFDKRTLKYDFYEGANRTINQMANPRIILSKNRSNLLKRNYEDADNDLKTTALVGGAGEGWARKTTSVGASYTGLKRREIFIDAREVSETREVDGEQISIPLSEYNALLAAKGKEKLSEYTEFIGFDCELDVTKENTKYNEDFFLGDLITIKDDELGILMNSRVMQADEVFKEDGKSIFVTVGKSVPTLPQAIKRMVK; from the coding sequence ATGCTTTATGTATGCAATGAAAATTTTGAGCGTTTAGGATATATCGGTAAGTTCTCGTATCTTCTGTGGAGGAAAAAATACGGGCCGGGTAGTGAGGCAGAATTACATGTAGATGTTACACCGAAAAATATCGAGCTATTGAAGAAGGGAAATATTATTTATCGTCAGGATGATAATGAAGCCATGTTTATTTACTATCGTCAATTTGATGATAGTTCTGGTGTAGATCAATTGGTTATCAAATGCTTTTCTCTCACACGATGGACAGACCGTAGAATCCTGTGGAAGCAATACGATTTCAATACAACACCTGAAAAGATTATGAGGCAAATTATTTCAGAAAGTATGATTAGTCCTACTGATGCAACTCGTAAAATTTCACAAGTACAATTAGCCGCGGTAAAAAATATTGGTCAAGCTATTCAACAGCAAATTTCATATAAACAGGTGTATGAGGTATGTGAAAATCTATGCACTACTCATGACGTTGGGATGCGTTGTCTATTCGATAAACGGACACTGAAATATGACTTTTATGAAGGTGCAAACAGAACTATTAACCAAATGGCAAATCCACGTATAATCCTATCTAAAAACCGTAGTAATTTATTAAAAAGAAACTATGAGGATGCTGATAACGATTTAAAAACAACTGCTCTTGTTGGAGGTGCCGGAGAGGGTTGGGCACGTAAAACAACCTCTGTAGGTGCATCGTATACAGGATTAAAACGTCGAGAAATATTTATCGATGCGAGGGAAGTTTCTGAAACAAGGGAAGTAGATGGTGAACAAATATCAATTCCATTATCAGAGTATAACGCTTTACTTGCAGCAAAAGGAAAAGAAAAATTATCCGAGTATACAGAGTTCATAGGCTTTGATTGTGAACTGGATGTAACAAAAGAAAATACAAAATACAACGAGGATTTTTTCTTAGGGGACTTAATTACAATTAAGGATGATGAATTAGGAATTTTAATGAATAGTCGTGTAATGCAAGCGGATGAGGTATTCAAAGAAGATGGTAAATCAATCTTTGTAACTGTAGGTAAGTCAGTACCAACCCTTCCACAGGCTATAAAAAGGATGGTGAAGTAA